The Hordeum vulgare subsp. vulgare chromosome 4H, MorexV3_pseudomolecules_assembly, whole genome shotgun sequence genomic interval tcccaaggtctatggggacttggatccttatggttggaccactgatgaggaagaagattatgatccgaaggggaaggaacaaacaagttctgatGAGGAGGagcctcctctacctcaacctggacacacgcatgtggagttcaagaagtcgagcctccctgactcaaggaagaagtctaagactttgtttatcccttctcgtttcttgcaggagagtaagcaggaattatgccaaagggtgttgaagcttgaagaggaaaatgatgatctgagggagcagaattttatgctcaagtggaaattaaacaagctcaagacctctccaacaactcctccaccatcagcaccaaaggtagacaactaaacatgggtatgggcaatccccttggcttgtgccaagcttgggggagttgccccggtatcgtatcaccatcacatcttttgcctttaccttcgttttagttttccttttcagttttctctttatcttgtagaataaaagtcttagtgttttagtcttgagtgttGCTTTATGTCACCcccatgtattcgagctcgtgagccatataataaagagtgtcttagttgaagggctttgcctcttgccatgatcaaaagagtgagaaaagaacaaaaacatgaaagatcatgtaatgatcttatgggaagtgatggcttcacatataaaaagaatgaggattgaaacttgttgagggtaggcaaacgtagaccttggtcatggttgcaattaataggaagtgataaagaaggagaggttcacatataaatatatcatctctgacaccatctatgattgtgaacactcactaaactattgcatgcctagtagtagatgttggacaaggaagacaacataatgaattgtgtttgcttggctccgaacaatgttatatgattagagatcccttagcatgtgacgattgcttccacctcacattagccaaacctcccgcactaagtagagatactacgtgtgcatccataaaccatcaacccagttttgccatgtgagtccaccatacctacctatggattgaataagatccctcaagtaagttgtcatcggtgcaagcaataaaaattgctctataaatatgtatggtctattagtgtgtggaaaataagctttgtacgaacctgtgatgaggaagacataaaagcgacagactgcataataaagttctttatcacatgaggcaatataaagtgacgttcctccgcactaagaggacatgcatccaaaactcaaaagtgcatgacaacctctgcttccctctgcgaagggcctatcttgtacctttactttttgcccttgaaagagtcatggtgatcttcaccaattccctattccgcctttatcttggctaacgtcatatgcttgggaaagatctatattcatatgtcaacttggaggtaagtattcatgaattattattgttgacattacccttgaggtaagcagttgggaggcaaaactataagcccctatctttctatgtgtccagctgaaactttgatctcatgagtaccacgtgagttgtagcaattgtagagaacgaaagaatgattgagtatgtggatttgctttacaagatcttatttgactctttctgatgttgtgataaaatgcaattgcttcaatgactaaaggctatcggttgttacttctcgtaaggttcttgatccatgctttactttgtgaaggaattatcactttagcatgagagattatatgttggtattgttgttctgatcatgatcatgatgcatgcatgttcgtatcttgttttgtctacacctctctccctaaacatgtggacatatttattgagctaggctttcgcttgaggacaagcgaggtctaagcttgggggagttgatacgtccattttgcttcatgttttcatgttgatatttatcgcttcttgggctgttatttcacttcacggtacaatttttatgacttttctctcttattttgcaaggtttacatgaagagggagaatgccggcagctggaattctggcctgaaaagggagcaaagttgagatacctattctgcgcaactccaaacaccgtaaaatcaACGAGATTTTTTTccgtatttataaaaaatactgggccgaagaagcgccagaggggcgccagcaggtggccacaagcctgcacggcgcagccaccccccaggccgcgccaagggggcttgtgggcagcctgctggcccccctcttctgctatatgaagggttttgtctagaaaaataaataagggatgagctttttcgtggattcgccgccgccacgaggcggaacttgagcagaaccaatctagagctccggcaggacgatcctaccggggaaacttccctcccggaggaggaaatcgtcgccattgtcatcaccaacactcctctcatcggaggggactcatcaccatcaacatcttcatcagcaccatctcatctccaaaccctagttcatcacttgtaaccaatattcgtctcgcgactccgattggtacttgtaaggtggctagtagtgttaattactctttgtagttgatgctagttggattacttggtggaagagtttatgttcagatccttgatgctactcattacctctctggtcatgaatatgattatgctttgtgagtagttacttttgttcctgaggacatgggataagtcatgctaatagtagtcatgtgaatttggtattcattcgatattttgatgtgttggatgttgtttttcctctagtggtgttatgtgaacgtcgactacataacacttcaccattatttgggcctataggaaggcattggtaagtagtaagtagatgatgggttgctagagtgacagaagcttaaaccctagtttatgcgttgcttcgtaaggggctgatttggatccactagtttaatgctatggttagactttgtattaattcttctttcatagttgcggatgcttgcgagaggggttaatcataagtgggatgcttgtccaagtaagggcagtacccaagcgctggtccacccacacatgaaactatcaaagtaaagaacgcgaatcatatgaacatgatgaaagctaccatgacagaaattcccgtgtgtccttgggagcgtttttcctcctatgagactttgtccaggcttgtcccttgctacaaaagggattgggccactttgctgcatcgttgctacttttgttacttgttgcttgctacgaatcatctcaccacacaatcacttgttaccgacaatttcagtgcctgcagattttaccttgctgaaaaccacttgtcagatccttctgctcctcattgggttcgacactcttacttatcgaaaggactatgattgatcccctatacttgtgggtcgtcaatTTGTCAtttcgtgtgacggagatgtatctcggggcccactcggtaatacaacatcacaacaagccttgcaagcaatgtgactaaggagttagttacgggatcttgtattatggaacaagtaaagagacttgctggcaacgagattgaactaggtatagagataccgacgatcgaatctcgggcaagtaacatactgaaggacaaaaggaatagtatacggggttatatgaatccttgacatagaggttcaaccgatagagatcttcgtagaatatgtaggagccagtatggacatccaggtcccgctattggttattgaccagagaggtgtctctggtcatgtctacatagttctcgaacccgcagggtctgcacacttaaggttcggtgacgtttcggtatagttgagttataggtgttgttgACCGaacgttgttcgaagtcccggatgagatcacggacgtcgcgagggtttctggaatggtccataaacgaatattgatatataggatggtttcatttggtcaccggaaagatttcgggcattacccgtagtgtaccgggagtgacgaatgggttttgggttttcaccgggaggggcccacccacccgggagtgcgcctagtagtcctagggtggcgcaccagcccttagtgggctggtgaggccagcccaagtggactatgatgctagaagaagaaaaccaaagaaaaaaaaggagtggtgggaaggaagagggggactcctccttcccaaaccgaattggagttggagtcctcctcctcctttcgtccggcgcccttggggctctcccaaggctagcccctcccctcctcctatatatactggtgggtttagggcttttgagacaactttgcgacgtgcaactcaaacctatacctcgtagttctacctctagattggattactgcggagctcgggcggagccctgcaggaatagatcatcaccatcaccggcgtgccgtcacgctgccgtagaactcatctaattccccgtatctcttgctacatcaagaaggcggagatcgtcatcgagctatacgtgtgctgaacgcggaggtgtcgtccgttcggcactagatcgggacgtatcgtgggacggcggtgatttgaatcatgaagctataccattacatcaactgtgtttcttaacgcttccctcttagcgatctagaagGATATGTGGATCTGatttccctctcatagatgaacatcaccatgataggtattcgtgtgcgtaggaaaatttttgtttgccatgcaacgttccccaacatcaaggACTTGAGACATCGAAATAATCAAACTATGGGAGAAGTTCTAGGCACCAGATCAAAGCCCTGCGGTGAGCTTGAtgatttgacatttatcaaagtgTCCAAACTCAAGATCCAAGGACATTGACGCGTCAGGGATTTTTGCTAGCAACCAACAAGCCCAAGAATGTCAAAATCAGAGTTCGTATGAAGAAATGGCGACCAAAATACGAAACAACTGCCGAATTCCAGAGAAAAAGACGACCTTCCATATGACCGGAGCCGCCCATTTGAACGGTCATTTGAGCTCCACACAGACCTAAAATTGGCCAGAACTTTCCAAATTTTACTCTGATAGAGCCGACAAGAACTTGGTGGAGTAAATATAGTCTACCAATGTTTACTGGTTGTATCCTGCTGTTACTCCACCCCTTGacttctatccagcatgcatcacaaggtatgaAGTTCATAATAAGTAGAGTAATTCttagagcaagatgacatgatatacacaagataagaaaatcactaAGTTCACATCCcgccattttatccttagtagaaacaaTAAAATACATgtcttgcaacccctcatgtcacATAGTAAGGACAACGCAGCATTAAACCAACGATTACGCACAACTCCCTCTGATGATTTACTCATTAACTTGGCCAAAAAACTTATAGATCCGAAAGCACACATAGATATCAAATTATACATAATAGATCAAAAAATATGTAAtcactttcaatgaataatctaatcataaatccataattcatcggatcccaacaaatacaccaCGAGAATTACATCAAATAGGTCTCCGAAgatatcattgtattgaagatcatgagagagagagggggagagagagagagatctagctaCTACTCTAGACCCATTGGTCATGTGGGGAACTACTAAACATAATCATGGAGGCaacattggggggggggggcgggctctgcgaagggcatgtattGGTCCGTGGGGCGGTCCCCGCGTACTTTCTTCCACAAAAcccacacaaacatggggttttgCGGGCGTGCGGACAGCACCCAAGTCCGCATGACCGCCTTGGCCCACCAAAAGCCCCTCCGTTGCTCGCCTGCGCTTCCCACCCGAAACTGTTGGTGCCACTCTAGAGCGTCAGTACTACATTCGTGCTCAACCAGAGCGTACGCGACCTTTCAATGTCATCGGCATTGAAGCGGCGTGCTCGCTGAGAGAGGACCACCTATGCTGATTCCCAAAGCAAGTGCAACTGCTCCGCATTCAAACGGCATGACATGCGCCCGTCCGTCCCTCTGTCGTCCACATTAATACCTTGCGGTTGTCATGGCGACTACTCCCGCGCCACCCATTCGTCCCTGTGTTGCCCACCATTGCTATAGAAATTGTTGCCTCGACGCTAGACATAGCCATCCACCTCCGATCCTTTCTCCTCTCTGCACAACTCCTACCATGGCCTGCTCGCGCTCCAAATTTGTATTGGAAGGGCTAATGATGGACTAAAAGAAGGAGATGGCCACCAACGCTTCGGGACATTACATGGACATGATGCGGGAGGAGCAGCTCTGAGAGGCGCAGGTCGACGAAGCATACAACCACCACCTCTTCCAGGAGGACTAGCGGGCGGCGGAGCAGCCCGCCGCCGACAGGGTGATCGCACCGGAAGCGGACATGGCGGAGCAGGCGACGCTACTCGAATCCTACCGCTCCGCTCATCATATCTGTCTCGATCGATGGTGGTACCGCCAGCGTCAAGCGGAACTAGAGGCCACCTACAAGGTGTTCGACGAGGCGGCAGACGAGGTATTAGGCAAGAGCGACAACGAGGAGGAGAACCGTACAGTAGGTCGCCACCGCTCGGATCCCAAGAAGGCCACCGCTCCTTCCCTCTCGTTGAAGCCAACCTTGTTGGCCTCAATGTCGTTGACCAATTAGCCGTTTGGCGGGAACGCGGACAGCATCACTTCTAAGGTCTCCGGAGGCAGAGTTGGCGAGCTCTGAGGCGGAACTGGAGAACGCGAAGCTTCAGTTCTCATAGCTCCTTGCCGGACACGGAAACGGGCGTCGGCGACCATAGATCAGGTGTATTGGTTATACCTTTAGAGCCGTACGAGCACCACTTAGTTGATGCAAATGTGATTAAATCCGTTATGTTTATAAGAAATCCGGCATGTTTATAAGAAATCCGGCCATATTTGCATGAATTTCATTCAATTAGTTTGAATGGTGTTTGAAATGTATGCAGATAGCGTTGGATGACGGCCTCACGTATCCGTGTCCGCGGACTGGTCCCCCTATTTGCGGATGGTTGTCGGAGGAAATTTACGGGTCTCCTTTGGAGATGCCCTAATACTAGAAGAAAAGACGAGAACCAATCTGAATACAACCCAATCTTAAGTTTCATTTAATTCATTTGACAAATTAGTTGCAATTCTTCTGCTGTAATGTCCTTTGCTTACGTTTATTACATTCGTAGTAACATCTTGCATAAAGTAAACAACACAATAGTGGGAGATTCAGTTCTCCTCAAGAGCTTGCACTAATCGTATGCGTGCCATCTAGAGCTCGTCGGTATGAGACCCTTCCCTGACCGTGCTAGCATGTGGTGCCGACTTAGTTGGGTAGGACGCCTGCATGGCGATGCCACACAGCCCTTCTGTCTGCGACACCCCGCGCTGCATCCTGATGTAACCCTTCTCACCCCAGTCCTCTCCCCACGAGTTCTTCACGATCCAGTATTTGGTGCCATCCCTAGTAGCGCCGTAGCCGACGGCGGCGACACCGTGGTCGAGATCCGTGCTGCATTCTCCGGTGAAGACACCCTGCGTTTGTTGAGGGTTATCAGAGTTGTCACTCGACACTGAACTTAACACGGACAAGAGCAAGCAAGACTACGTCTACGTACCTCTGAGTAGAACTGGAAATCCTGGCCGCTGGCGTCTATTGCCACCGACACGGGCTGCCCGGCGACCGCTTTCTGTAGAGCGGACTCGTCGTTGGCGGGGACATCCTCGTAGCCGTCGATTGTCACGGCCAGAGCGTTTTCCTGCGACATTTGATACGTGATTCTTTAACAAAATTGGTGACAAGATTCTCGACCTGGCAGGTTCAGAGCAGCCCGCGGAAGGAAGCCGGGATTATTGTCACCTTCGCCTGGTCGCAGCTGCCCTGCTCGCCTTGATATGGGTAGTTGGACTCGGTGGTGATCCCGTTCTTCTGGATGAACTGGAAGGCGTAGTCCATGAGGCCGCCGTCGCAGCCctggttgttgacgttgtcgcagTCCATGAGCTCCTGCTCCGACAGCGACACCAGCTTCCCCGTCCTGATCTTGTTGATGCCCTCCACCGCCACGATCGTCGAGAACGCCCAGCAGCTCCCTTAGAACAGTTGTTGGTCTCCCACAGTCCAATGAATCACACAGCTTTTGATACACCCAATCCAATGgccgaaaagaagaagaaaaaaaacattcaGGAGTGTatgcatatgcatgcatgcacgtaccGCACTGGCCTTGATCCTTGATGGCGGTGACGGCGCCCTTCTGCCGCCAGTCCACCGCCGGCGGCAGGTTGTCGGCGTCCCCGTACCTGAAGCCGCCGTCGCCCCGGCGGCCGCCGCTCAGGGAGAGGTGGTGCCGCACCCTGGACCCGGCGTACGTGCGCCGGAACTCGTCCGTGGTCATGTCGGCGAACTTGTTGAGCGCCAGCCTGAAGGGCATGTCTCTCTTGTTCCCCTCGTGGACGTACCGCGCGTTCTGCTTGAACACGTTGAACCGGCGTTCCTCGGCGTCGGCGCCGAGGCCCCTCCGCGACACCGTGTAGTGGCTCCTCCACCTCTCGTAGAGCCCCCGCAGGCTCTCCTCCGAGGCGAGGTCTTTCTCCGTGAACGGGACGCCCAGTGCCGGCGCCGGCGCCAGCGCCAGCGCGACCACCACCGCAGAGAGCAAGATACACCTCCACATTGTGAGTTTGTGACTCTTGCTGGCTTATACAACCTGTGTGTGAGACCGATGTAAGAAACACTGAGCGAAGCGTGGCTTATATAGACCTGGCTTGCATTGCAAGGGTGATCGAGAGGGTACAGTTGGTTACGGTTTTGCATGGTGGATGGCGGCGAGATGACGGGAATGGGAGGTGAGGTGAGCGGTGGCGGGAAGGAAGGCATGAACCTTTTTGAGGATATGGATAAGCTGCGGAATAAATGGAAAGGAAGGCCGATCGGATTGGTGGATGCATGCAATGCAGGAGTGTTGGAGCGGAACGCGAACTGGCCAAGCAGAGCACGCTGTTGTTGGCGTGGATCCAGTCCATCAGTTTCTGCATGCCCATTTGAGCAGTAGTACAGTAGTACCTGATCCGATCCATCGCTATCTCCATTTCTTCCTTGCGTGGGACCTAATAATCATTTGTCGAGGCTCGTCTGTTTCCGTCTCAGCATGTGTGATGCGTAAGGCCGTTGGAGTAAAGGGGCTTTTCAGTTCCGGTTCGAAGAATTTGCTTTGGAGATGAGACGTCACAAGGAAAGAGCATATGCGGCTGTTTCTGTGATGACTTCCCTCAAGGGCTCATGGTCACACACCGATTTTGCTTTGGAGATGAGGCGTTAGGGGCCAACTCTTATTTGGCACTCCAGGCGCGTTTAAAGGCATTCTCCGCGCCCTCACCACCCCCTCCGGGGATAGAATCTTTATGGGCCGGCCCGTATCTAGGCACCAGCGTGAAGAATCTTTTTTTAGGGGTTCCAGCCGGAAGAGTTTGGAAAAACCCTATTGGCCGCTCTGTGCGAACCGGTGTTGGGGCTTTGTACAAAACGGGAGGGCGATCGATTTTAAATGGGTTAGCCTATTTAGCTTCTTGAAAAACTTCTATAAGCTTCTTGATCCGGGTTTCTTATTGTTGGGTTTTTATTCTTTTCTACATTTGTTTCGAAAAATGTTCGGTATCGTCAAAAGAAAACTGGATTTtccaaaatgttctggattttaaaaaaatgttctgtaATTACCAAAAAATGGTCTACATTCCAAATTTAGTTTTAAAGATTCAAATTTGTTCTCGGCTTCAAAAAAGGTTCTtaagtttcaaaaattgttcgcgcttccaaatttgcttGTTTCTTTATTCAAAATTGTTCCCCGTTCACAAATTTTGTTTACAATACAAAAAACCGTAGCTTAGAAAATTATttgtgcttccaaatttgttcagaaaTTTTTTTAAATTGTTCTCAGTATAAAATTTGTTCTTAACATTCAAAAATTATTCGTATTTTAACAAAATTGTCcgcacttccaaatttgttcagggtTTTTAACATTATTCTCTGTTtaaaaaatttgttctcaagactaAATAAATGTTCGTGCCTTAAAAAATTattcacgcttccaaatttgttcatgaatttttaaaattgttcttggtttcaaaaaaatttctcaagattcaaaaaatgtgcatgttttaaaaattgtttgcgcttccaaatttgtttgggCTTTTAATAAATTGTTCTAAGTTTCATAATATTGTTCTCACGAttcaaaaaatgtgtgtgctttaaAAAACTGTCTGCGCTTCCAAATTTTTTAGGATTTCTCAAAATTAttcttggtttcaaaatttgttctctaaattcaaaaaatgtccatgcttttaaaaaaaaatcgtgattccaaatttgttcgggtttttcaaaattgttctctggTTCAAAAAACTATATCAAGATtccaaaaatgttcgtgctttacaaAATTATTCGCgattccaaatttgttcatgattttccAAAAAAAACTTGGTTCAAAAATTAGTTCtgaaaatacaaaaaatgttcatgctttaaaaatttgttcgtgATTTCAAATTTGTTCGGGGGTTTCCAAATTGTTTCccctttcaaaattttgttcttgagattcaaaaatgtttgtgcttttaaaaattgttcgtgcttccaaatttgttcatgatttttcaaaaaaattcttgGTTTCAAAAGTTGCTCtcgaaattcaaaaaatgtcTGTGCGTTAGAAAGTTGTTTgtgttttcaaatttgttcagggtttttcaaaattattctcaTTTTCAAAATgttattctcaagattcaaatTTGTTCGTGCTTTATAAAATTGTGCAAAAAATTATACACGATTTTTCAAAATTCTTCTTAAAAGTCGAAAAAAGATTTTTATTCaaatataaaaagaaaaataaaaacaaaaccaaaaaatagaaaaggaaaaaagtaacAGAAAAAAACTGAACGTCCGCCCTATGCAGCACAGGAGTCCCTGCCCTAATGAGCAGCACGTAGGAGCGGAAAATCCTATATGCCAGTCCAAGCGTCCAATTGTCGAAGCTTTGCCCTGGGCCACATCCGGTTTAGAACGTTCCACATCCTATATGCCACTCAAAGCGTCCGTCCTGTTTAGAACGTTCCACATCCGGTCTTGGGAACCATTTTGGCAACCTTTTTCCGGTTTAGAACGTTCCACTTCCCAGCCGGTTTTTTCCGGTTTAGAACGTTCCACTTCCCAGCCGGTTTTTTCCGGTTTTGGCAACCTTTTAAAAGGTTCCTTGAACCGCTTGttcttttttctttattattttatgtttatttttttattttcatgtttTAAAATTTCTTCCGGATTTTCAATAAATATTCTggatttccaaaaaaaatccggaatttgaaaaaaaatccagaatgtaaaaaaatgttttggaatttgaattttttttatggaATTCGAAAtaatgttctggaattttttgaaaatgtttaaGATTTTTTAGAAAATATTCCGGAATTTAAAATAAATGATCCCAAATTTGTATAAATGTTCTCAAATTTGAATAATGACCCGAATTTTAGAAAAAAATTCCAATTGTAAATATGTTCCAGATTTTTCATACGTGAgataagtttcaaaaatgttttggattttcaaaatatgttctgcGATTTCAAAAAAAATTGGGAATTGaaaaaattgttcttcaaattcggAAATTGCTTtcttttttagaaaaatgttctggattttaaaaaaataaactGGATATccaaaaaatgttcttcaaattccGAAAAATGTTGTGGACATtaaaaaattgttcttcaaatttgACAAAAGGTTTTGCTTTTTAGAAAATTATTACATATTTTCAGAAAATCTTCTGgagttttagaaaatgttcaagattttttaaaatgtttttcaaaaaatgttcttgtgtTTCGAAATTTATTCTCGAAATTAGAAAAATGTCCgtatgttcaaaaatatttcatgtgtattaatttgttcaggatttttcaaaattattcttattttcaaaaaaaattctcaaTATTCAAAAAAAGGTTGTGCTTTTAGAAACTTGTT includes:
- the LOC123451130 gene encoding vignain-like, whose amino-acid sequence is MWRCILLSAVVVALALAPAPALGVPFTEKDLASEESLRGLYERWRSHYTVSRRGLGADAEERRFNVFKQNARYVHEGNKRDMPFRLALNKFADMTTDEFRRTYAGSRVRHHLSLSGGRRGDGGFRYGDADNLPPAVDWRQKGAVTAIKDQGQCGSCWAFSTIVAVEGINKIRTGKLVSLSEQELMDCDNVNNQGCDGGLMDYAFQFIQKNGITTESNYPYQGEQGSCDQAKENALAVTIDGYEDVPANDESALQKAVAGQPVSVAIDASGQDFQFYSEGVFTGECSTDLDHGVAAVGYGATRDGTKYWIVKNSWGEDWGEKGYIRMQRGVSQTEGLCGIAMQASYPTKSAPHASTVREGSHTDEL